Within Butyrivibrio fibrisolvens, the genomic segment TTCGATACAACCTATGAGTATAATGATCTAGGCGCAGTAACCAAGGTTGGATATGCTGATGGCAGAAGTGTAGCATTTAGCTATGATGAACTGAACCACCTTAGCGAGATCAACGACTGGCTTGGAAAGACTACACTTGAAAACGATATCTTTGGACGTCTTTCAAAGGTAACAGACTATCAAAATAGAACAGTGGGCTATGAGTATAACTCCATAGGTGAAAAGACAAAGCTCACATACCCTGATGGCAGACAGGCTCTTTATAGCTACGATGATGAAGGAAAGCTCTCATCCATAACATCTAAGGGTATAGAAGAAAAATCCAATGAGCATACATCCTATTCCTACGACAATCTCGGAAGACTTATTGAAAAGCTCCTTCCAAACGGAGTAAGACAGGATTACTCATACCTTCCGGGTGGTAACATCGAGAGTATGACAAGCTTTGACAAAGAAGGTATACTTGATAAGTACTTCTACAGCTACGACAATTCAGGCCTCATCTCTGGAATTAACAGAGAAAGAAGAAATCTTGATGCAATATCAGGTCAGTATGATTACCAGTATGATGAGATAGGAAGACTCACAAGGTCCAGCCTGAATGGAAAGTTAAGAGCATCCTATGAGTACGATGCCTTTGGCAACAGAACCAGCCTTACTGAAAGAGATGCTCAAACAACATACAGATATGATGCTCTCGACAGGCTTATAGAAGCAAAAGAATTAAATAACACTCAGGCTATAGTAAGATCCTACGATTACGATAAGCGTGGCAATCAGACAAATGAGTATGTAGACGGCCTTCTAAACAAGACCTTTACTTTCGATGCCACAAACATGCTATCTAAAGTGGTTGATTCTGAAAAGGGAGAACTCGAGAATCAGTACAACGGTCTTGGCTTCAGAGTAGCATCCATACGCCCTGAAGAAAGAATAGAATACCTCTGTGACCTTTCAAGAGACTGCTATAACATGCTTGAAAGAACAGTCAACGGCGAGACAGAAAGCTTCATCTATGACAAGAACGTAATCTCTATGTCTAAAGCAGGCGATAACTACTATTATCTTCAGGATGAACTTGGCTCACCAATGTACATGACAGGTACAGACGGAGCAGCAGTATCATCATATGCATTTGATGACTTTGGACGTAGTATTAATCCATTCACAGGCAAGATCAAAGAGGCAGGCAATAAACAGCATACTAGGCACGCTTACACCACAGAGGGCAACATCATCCAGCCATTTGCATTCACAGGCTATCAGGAAGATGACATATCTGGACTTAAGTTTGCTCAGGCTAGATTTTATAATGCAAAATCAGGACGATTCCAGTCAGAGGATTTAGTAAAAGGATTTACAAATATTCCTTTTACATTAAATCAATACAACTATTGTTTTGGTTGTCCAATTGGTTTTGTTGACAGAAATGGACAATTTTTAGATTGGGTTGTTGATAAAGCAAAACAAGCGGTTGACTACGTAAAAGAAAATCCAAAACAAGTTGCAATAGGTGCTGCAGTTGCTGCTGTGGGTGTGGGAATTGCAGTTGCTGCTGCGCCACTCGAACTAAGTGTTGGCGCTGCGGCAGCTTTTGGAGCTGTATCTTCTGCGGCTATTGATGCAGGTTTTCAGGAGATGACTTCAGGTAAAATAGATGTTAGTGAGGTGGTTGTGTCAGGCGTATTTGGTGCTCTTACTGCAGGTACACTATCTGCAGGGGCTAAAAATATAACAGATAAAGCTACACAATGGGCTACTTCAAAGTTAGGTCAATCTGTTGCGAAATTGGGTATAGAAGGTGCTATAACTGGAATTTATGGATTTGCTCAATCTGTTACAAATGATGTCGTTAATTTATTAGATAATGATAAAGAAAATGACTACGATGCAGAAGAAATAATAGTTCGAGGAGGCGTAAATGGTTTGCTTGAAACGGGAGGTTCATTTTTAGAAGGTGCTTTTAAAGGAATAGCAAAAAAGATTGTCAATAGAAATACAACTAATGATGTGATCAAAAATAAAGGAGAATTATGGGAAACATGGGAAAAATGGGCTGAGAATGGAACAGCGAACCAAAAAAGACAGGGAACTAAGCAAATAACTAAATATACAAGACAAGCGTTGAAAGCAGCAGAAGAATATGTTGAAAATAGTTGGGTTGGAAAGACCATAACTGGTAGTACTATTTTAGGAACCAATGTTGCAGAACAGATATGTACGGAATAATAGATGAATAAGAAAGAGATAACGATAAAAAGAAAAAGAACAGGAATATTGTTTTTTATTTTTATATGGTCCTTGTTAGAAATAATGGTTGGAGCTTGCTTTGTGTATATGTTGATATATATGCCCAGTATATTTCTAATACTAACATTACTGTTCTTTTTATCTGGTCCCGCCATACTAATAATGATTTTTGTAGAAGAATTAAACAAAGAAGTGAAGATTTGTGATGGGAAAATATTCATAAAATATGATAGAAAAAAACATTCGATAGTATTAATATTTGTGAATATGAGAGTGGTCAACGAGTTGTTAGTAATATTAGAGGGGATGTTATTACTTTACGTTTTGATCAAAAGCATTTTATCAGAATAAATGATAAGGAATGGGATAATTATGAGGCATTGTTGATATTTATTATCAATAATGACATTAAAGTAAAAACAAATTATCCTAAAGAATTTGCAAAGGTCAAAAAGAGAATTCTTAACCAATACAAAAGTTCAATAAATTCGTATTCGCAACAACGACCTAGCGAAAAGGGAAAAAAGCAAAGTATTAGGGAAAGAATATTGATGATATTATTAGTTTGTTGTTATTTGATTTTTGGATTTTATATACAATATTTGGCAATAACGGAGAATGAAATAACATACAAAACTATCCTAACCTTTACAGTTGGTTTATTAATATCTCTTGTAGGGTTACTTTGTCCTATTGCTTTTCGCAAGAAACATTGAATTGCAGAACTGTCTGCTAAAAATAACTAGATCGCGCTTCTTCAAGAATAGCAATGAAAAGGAGGGCTGGTGATAGCTACTTTTTCGTTGCCTTCAAGCCGTATACTTTCAAAAAGCATATGTCAGAAATCAGTTTACAAGCCTCCAAACGCATGTATGATGTACGAAGCTTATGTCAAGATTCGCAAAAATATAATAATTGTGGATTCATATTACCAATGAAGAAGGAGAGGCAATGTATGCTAAAGCTATGGAGTTACGTCAAGATTATATTCAAAACGGCACACATTACAATGTATTTACAAACAATTGTAATCAAAACGTACAAATGATACTAGCAGCAGGAGGAAAACAATTTGCGACAGAAGAATTTGATTGGATTGATACAATGCCTAATTGGGTATACCTAAACATGAATGATAAAATTAGAAAAGGAGAGTATTCTGGATATCTTTATGGAAATTTATCTGATTTAGGTATTGCATATATGGAGTGTACGGAATGAAAAGAAAAATATCTATTTTTGTGTTGATTATTGCTTTAGGGCTTGTTAGTTGTGGAGGTAAAGCTGTGGATATTAAAATTACTTTCTATGACAGTAGTAAAGGAATTTGTTCATTCTATGATAATGCCGTTACAAGCTATAATATCCAGAATATAAACCCTGCATTCTACATTGATGATAATACATTGATTGGCTACAAAAGTGATGGTTCACAAAATAAAATAGTACGAATAACTATCTCTACTAATACCGTCGAGCCATTGGTGGATGTCAAAGAAATTCATTCAAGGATAATTTATAATCCTGGTCTCAATGCATTTTATTATGTCGATTATTCTAAACTATATAAGTATGATCTTGCCTCATCTAATGTGATAGAGCTTTCTGATTGCAACATCAAAGCTAATAGTTCTTTTGATTCATTCTATGTTTCTGAAGACGAGCAGCGGATAATTTATTTAAAGCAGGAAAAATCATCTTTCAATATAGTATTAAAAATTCTTTCAGATGGAACGGAAGAATTATTAGCAGATAATTCCTGCCAGTTTACTATGTCTGAAGACGGAATGCACTTGGTTTATCAGAAATCTGGTAGTGAGAATTTTACCATATATGTTCTTAATCTTAATAATAATACGGTCGAATCAAAGATAAAATGTAACACATCATCAAATGGCTTGGCAATTTCGGATAACGGAGACAAAATAGTTTATACTTCACATGAGAGTGGTTGGTTTTATGAGAACGGAAAAGATTTAATCCATGTATTTGATGCAAATAATAATGAAGATAATGTTGTTTATAAATCTGAATCTAGCGCTACTATAAAAATATTGCATTGTAAATAGCTACTACTATAACACAGGTATTATATCAGAAAAAAACAAAGAAATGACCTTGGCTTCAGAGTAGCAACTACACGTCATTAAGAAAAAGTAAATTTCATTAACGACAAAAATGTAATATCCATATCAAAAGCAGGAGATAACTACTATTATCTTCATGATGAACTTAGCTCACCTATGTACATTACAGGTACAGACGGAGCAGCAATATTTTTCCTGTCACTATTTGGATACGACGTTTTGAATAATGAGTGTGATACATCATTGTAGGAGATTAAAAACCATGAATAATAGTTTGAAAAGAGCATAAGAATGAATAACACGAGAAAAATCAAAGAAATTATTGGTGGAGTAATTAAAGAAAAAAATTTTGAATATATTCGCTGTGAAAAGAAGATAATATATGATTTCAAAAGGCAGGTTGATGATGTTGAGCAGCATGTATATGTTCAACAACATAATATCGTAGATCAAGAATATAAGATAATGCTTTATACTACGGCAAAAGGTCATGGAATGAAGGAAATAGGGACTATACTTCCTGAATATGAAGCCAAGGAATATTGGAGAGCGGATTCAGATGAAGATTTTGTATCAGTTATGGAATTTTTCGCCAAATTTCTTAAGGATTATGGTTTAGAAGAACTTGATAAAATGCTTGTAGAAAAGCCAGATTCTTTTGAAACACCCGAAAGAAAGGCATGGTTCAAAGAGCATAGAGAAGAATTATTTGAAAAGTATGAATCCAAATATCATGTAATGGATGAAGCCAAGACATATGATCGTCTTATGAAGATAGATGAGATCTTATATGAGAACCGAGAAGCTGACGAAGATGAAGAAAGCGAAAAGCAAGTTCAGGAAATTTGGCTTGGAATGGCCGCAATTTTAACTGAAATTGTTTTGCAGATACCAACGGCAACTATTCTATATGATACTTATCATATAGAAATTCATATCCCAGCCAAGTATAGAGACTGGATAATACGCCCTGTTGATATTGTTGTGCAGGGATGGCTTAGGTATCATTTTGATGAATTCCCATCAAAAAATTTTGTAAAAGTATCCGTTTTTCGATTTGTTACAGATTTCTTGAAAAATTAAATGTAAAGATATCAGAAAGTTTAATGAATAAAACAAGTAAAATTAAAGAAATAATAGGCAATGTTATAAAAGAAAAAGGGTTTGTATATAATTGCCGTGATAAAAAGATAATATATGATTTTAAAAGGCGGGTTGATGATGTAGAACAGCACGTATATGTTCAGCAGCACAATATAGTGGATCAGGAATATAAGATTATGCTCTACACATCAGCTAAAGGTCATGGTATGAAGGAAATAGGTACTATACTTCCTGAATATAAATCCAAGGAATACTGGAAGGCAGATTCAGATGAAGAGTTTATATCAGTTATGGAATTCTTCGCCCAGTTTCTTAAGGATTATGGGTTAGAGGAACTTGATAAAATGCTTGTAGAAAAGCCAGATTCTTTTGAAACACCCGAAAGAAAGGCATGGTTCAAAGAGCATAGAGAAGAATTATTTGAAAAGTATGAAGCAAAATATCATGTAATGGATGAACCCAGGACATATGATCGCCTTATGAAGATAGATAAGATCTTATATGAGAATAGAGAAGCTGACGAAGATGAAGAAAGCGAAAAGCAAGTTCAAGAACTCTGGCTAGGAATGGCAGCTATATTGACTGAAATTGTTATGCAGATACCAACGGCAAATATTTTATATGATACTTACCATATAGAAATCCATATCCCGGCAAAGTATAGAGATTGGATATTAAGACCAATTTATATAGTTTCTCAAGGTTGGCTTAGATATCATTTTAACATGAGGACATCTATTAATTTTGTGAATGCGCAAGTTTTTACGTTTATAAAAGACTTTATTAAATATTAATCTAAAATGAGTATTTGAAAGTGGATTAGTTTTTAAGAGAGCAAGTAGATGCTACTGAGCAGCATGTATAAGCAGAGCATTTGTGGAAGATAAAACAGGCATAACTGATTTTGATGCTTCATTAGTATCGAATTATGTATATGTAGAAGAATACGACATTTTCTTTTCACAAGTAAGTGATTGTTATATGAAAGATGTAAGGTGTGAGGCGGGAGTAAGAAATGGAGATGTGCTCCAGATCATTTTCCATGTTGGATTCCAGACCAATAACAGGCGTCTCACAATAGAGGCAACTGGAGATTCTGATAATCCATACAGATTTTTTTCCAATCGTGAATTGTGGGAAGAAAATGCTGTAAAGGTAATAGATGCTACGATATACCAGAATACTGGTACGATCACATGTGCAGTTGTAGATTCAGACGAGGGACCGGATATCGAGATCATTGTGGATAATGTTGTTGCCTGTGTTGCTCATCCACGATTTAAAGATTCTGAAGATATAAATATAGAGCAGTACAGCGATGTGGTAGAGGTTGAATTCTGGGATGTGGATGACGATGGAGTTGCAGATATGATCGTTATCTTGTCAGATGGAGATGATTCTGTTGCTGTATTGTGTAAGGGTTATGTAAATCAATGGAGTGAGGGCTATACCAAGCCTAAAGCGGAAGTGACTAAATGGCTAAGTGAAAATGTCAGTGATATGACGGCAGATAATGCTATAAGTTATATTCTGGATCATAAGGATGAGTTTAATGATATATAATACTTACATTTTTTAAGGCCTAATTGTAAACCTGTCATACATTTTTTAAGGCCAAATTGTAAACCTAACATACATTTTTTAAGACCAAAATCTATAAGGGAGTGATGCCACCACTCCCTTACTTATCCTTATAATGGGTTCTGCATTGGGCAATCTCTAGCCCAGCTTCAGATATCCTAAATACAAGTCTGTTTTTTTCATCTATATGAACGCTCCAGAATCCAGATAAATCACCTTTGAGAGGTTCAGGCTTTCCTTTGCACTTGTATCCGTTCCTGTTGATGTCCTTTAGAAGCTCGTTGATTTTCTTTAGTGTTTTTTTATCTTGTCCCTGCCAATAAATATAATCATCCCAGGCGCAGTCAGACCAAATCTTGTTCACTCATCCACCTCGATAAGATCATGCATTTTTCCTTTTCCGGAATCGAGCTGTTTGATTGATCTCTTAAGTGCAGCCATATTTTCTTCACTGTAAAAAGGGTCAGCTTTAACCTCAAAGGGGAGCTTTTGCTCACGGATAACGTTCTTTACAAACATATTAATCGCAACGGATATATTCATGCCAGTTTGTTCACAGAACTCTTCAAACTGTTTTTTATCTTCACTGTTTAATCTGACGCTGATAGTGGATTGGTTCATGTAGAATACCTCCTATTGACCTTTTCTTGAATACATTATATATCTGATGTAATACAAATGCAATACAAGGTAGGACGCACACTGGCCAAGTCCAATTATACTGAAACTGATTTGGCAAATTTTCGAAAAACCGCTAGCATGTATGGTGTTAATGTAATGACTTTTTCTGATAAACAAGATCTTGATTTTTCAAAATGGTATTCTGTGTGGGCTTCCTATTTAATGCTTACGGATGATTTTGAAAAAAGATAAAAATAATGCAAAGTTAACTTGACATAATATGCAAAGTAAACTATACTAAATTTGCAAAGCGAACTTAGCAAGAGTATGGAGGCTGTCATGAAAAACAAAATAAAGGAGTTAAGGAAAGTGAATAAACTTTCGCAATCAGAACTTGCTGATATTGTTGGAACTACGCGTCAGACAATTACCTCTATAGAGGTAGGAAAATACACAGCGTCTCTGATATTAGCGTATAAGATTGCACATCACTTCAATATGAACATTGAGGAAGTATTTGATTTTGAGAGCTTGGAGGAAGAAGACTAATGAATAACAAAAAAATGAATCAGATGAGAGAATCAATTAAAAAACAGAATTTTGCATATGTTGGAATTATACTATTTAGTGCAGCATTGTATTTTGTGTCACAAAGACCAACTATAACTGCAAGGTATGCAACATCTAATTATGCTGATTTCATGCAGGGATTTGTAATAGGAATGGTAATCGTATTAGACATCATAAGTATTTATCATCTTGTAAAGTATTCAAATGCTCTTAAGGATGATAAGAAACTTACACAAATCTATAACGAAATGCATGATGAGCGTATGTGTCATATCGAATCACTATCTGGGAAGTTTACAGTAAAGTTTACAGCTATTTTCCTATTATTATTTGCAATAGTAGTAAGCTTTTTCAGTTTTGAAGCAGCAATTGCTATTATGGCAACATTGTTTATACTGGGGATTACCAAGAAAGTAAGCATGGCACACTATACTAGAACATATACGGGCGAGGAATAAAAAGAAAAGGCTCAAGTTTCTACGAAGCTTGAGTCTTTTCTTTTTGTACTTTATTTGTAAGCAACCAACTAGAGGGCTTTATATTTACCGCTTACGTCTCACCTTCCAAGGCTCTCAAATATGCATTTCATCCCCAAAAATCGGCTATCTATCAAGATATTATTACTTTCTGCGCCAATCGATATATCATGATATCTAGTGTAGTGCACTAGCTGTGACTACACACTTCCTGATCCCGGAATCATTGATTCCGGGATACTCACCATAACAATGGATGTCAATATTACTTTATACCACGAAAGATGAGGCTTATCATGATTCTATCTTGTAAGAACTGCGGTGCCAGAATAGTTTATAATCCGGGAACAGGTCGCTTGCAGTGTGAATACTGCGACAGCTCTTTTGACATAAGTGAATACAATATTAAGGATGACTATAAGGAAGAGGCTCCCATACATGAAAGTAAGATCTACGGCGGAGATATCAATTCCGACAATATGGAATGCATGATATACAGATGCAGTGCCTGTGGTGCGGAGATTTCTGTTAACGGGGTAGAGGCGTCTACCTTCTGCGTATATTGCGGAAGCCCTAATGTCATATTCTCAAGAGTTGCAAGACTCAAAAAGCCGCAGAAGATCCTCCCATTTTATCTTACCAAGCAGCATGCAGAGCATCTTATCCGTAATAAGATAAATTCCGGATTTTTTATTCCTAATGAGATCAAGAATTTCCATACAGAGATGATCAGAGGTATATATATTCCTTACTATGTTACCAACGTAGCTTACAGAGACTCTGCTGTTGTAGAATCCGAAGTTGGATCCGGCAAAACCAGACATAAAACCTATTCTCTAAGAAGTGGTTACTGCATATTCGATCATATGACTACAGACGCTTCTACAAGACTAAGTGATAGTTTAAGTGTCAAGCTTGAACCCTACAACCTGACTGTTCTTAGAGATTTTAATATCAATTATCTTACTGGTTTTTATTCTGATATATCTGATGTTGCGCCCAAGGAAGCGTGCCGAACTGCTATTGACCGCTCAGAACATCTGTTTACTGATGCATTATTGGGATCCGTTAGAGGATCTGACAAGAAGATCATCAATCATAATCCTGAGTACCTTGTCAAGGATGAACCTATGAAGGTCATGCTTCCTGCCTGGTTTCTGACCTTTAGATACAATGACAAGCCCTATACAATACTTGTTAACGGCCAGACAGGCAAGGTTATCGGTGGTATTCCATGGGATCAAAAGCGCTTCTGGGTTGTTTTTGCAATACTGGCTGTGATCCTAAGCCTTATAACACTGCCTATAATAGGATCATTTCTGGATTATGAATCTGTGAGAAGATCAAGTAGTAGTATAGGTAAGATGATCATTTCAATGGTATTTACGATCATTGCAATATCAGTAACCGGAATTAAGAAGCTCAAAAAAGTGCTTAGTTCCATTAGACTTACGTCAGAAAAAAGTCTTACACGCTACGTTAGTAAAAGACAAAATGGAGGTTGAAATTCAAATGCTTATTATAAGTATCATACTCAGTATTGTTACGGGACTCTGCCTGTCAATATATATCACTTCTTATCTGCTGGACAGATCCAATAATCTGGGAGACTTTTCAGGTAATATCAATACTCTGTCTAATAGTGGTATCGTCTATACCAATCAGAAAAACCGTGTAAAGAAAAAAGCTCCTATTGATTATTATTATCCCGGTTGCCCCTTTAAGATAAACGGCAGATAGACATATTATCAAAATCCCCTGTAGCTTCTTTATATGCGCTACAGGGGATTTTCATCCATACTTGTCTATATCTAATAACCAAATACTAAAAAGGAGATTTCTATGGTTCTAAGAATCCATGACATGTTATAGTCATGCGACTCTTATGACCTCTTCATATCTTTACTTAGCAAGTCTTATTACATTCCAGCTTCTTGCAGGAAGGAGGCTTGTAAGAGCTCCGTTGTCGAACTTAGTACCGTTGTAATTAACAGGTGCTACGTTGTCAGGATTCTCTTCTGTATTAACTGCCTTAAGATCATCATGAGTGAGCATGATGTGCTCTACAACCTTATAATCAGCGAACTGACGCAGGTCCGCAGACAGCTCGAAGTCATTCTCAAGGTCTTTATTAACTGCGAATATAGTAACAGTCTCGTTCTCTTCATCCTTAACAACTACGCTGTCGATATATGGTGCATCGCCGTGCTTGGACTCATATGTAGGAGTCTTAACAACTGATGTAAGAACTGTACCTCTACCGAACTGGCTTGCATGCATATATGGATAGAAGATTGTCTGCTTCCAAGCGCCTGTGTCAGATGTCATGATAGGTGCGATAACATTAACCAGCTGAGCCAGACATGCGATCTTAACTCTGTCAGCGTGGCGCAGGAGAGTGATGAGCATGCTGCCTACAAGGAGAGCATCTTCGAAGTTGTAGATATCTTCAAGCTGATGAGGATGCTCGATCCACTTCTCAAGTTTCTTGTCCTGCTCGTTGGAGTGATACCATACATTCCATTCGTCAAAAGAGAGATTGATCTTCTTATTGGACTTCTTAACAGCCTTCACATAATCACATACAGATACAACAGCGCTGATGAACTTGTCCATATCAACTGATGATGCTAAAAAGTCAGGTGTGTTGTTCTCATGGTTGCCATAATATGTATGAAGTGAGAGATAGTCGATTGTATCATAGCTCTCTTCAAGAACTGTAGCTTCCCACTTACCAAATGTAGGCATGCCCATGTTAGAGCTTCCGCAAGCAACCAGTTCGATAGAAGGATCGATCCACTTCATGAGCTTACCTGCTTCATTAGCAATACGTCCATACTCATAAGCTGTCTTGTGACCCATCTGCCATGGACCATCCATCTCGTTACCAAGGCACCATAACTTGATGTTGAATGGATCCTTAGCACCATTTGCACGACGCATATCAGAATAGAGAGTATTCTTCTCGATATTGCAGTACTCGATTACGTTCTTGGCATCTTCGATTCCGCGTGTACCAAGGTTTATGGCATACATACACTCTGTCTGTGCCTTCTTGGTCCAGTCCATGAATTCGTGAAGGCCGAACTCGTTGGTCTCGATAACTCCCCATGCAGGCTCGATACGGTGAGGACGCTTATCTACAGGTCCTACGCTGTCTTCCCAGTGGAAATCTGATACGAAGTTACCGCCCGGATATCTTACGATCGGAACGCCGATCTCTTTGATAAGCTTTATAGTATCTTCGCGAAGTCCGTCCTTGTCTGCGAACTTGTTGCCCGGCTGATAGATTCCCTCATATACTGCACGTCCCAGGTGCTCGATAAAAGAACCATAGATTCTCTTGTCAACTTCGCCAACTTCTATGTTTCTATCCACATAGAGTATCGCCTTTTTAACTTCTTTGCTCATTTAAACCTCCCGTTTAATATTATTAAGTTCAATGTCATTTTGTTTGCTGGTATTACGTCTGCATACGTATTGTAAGTATCCCTTATTATGGGAAAACACAATATCAGTTTTTATCATACGCAGTTTTAACATGATCATTTCTGCATTATTGTGACGTTGAGATTATTCTAAAATACTTTAGCTTATAAATATAGTCATTTTTTGCCTTATTTATCTCAAAAATAATCATTTTTAAACCGTTTATGTTTGTGATAGTATATATTCATGGTTTTTAATTCATTTGGGTTTATTTTCATATTTATGCCCCTGCTACTTGCAGGATATAACCTGTTGCTGCATTTTGGCTACAGGCGACTTGCTATACTCTTTATTACCGCAATGAGCGCCGTTTTATACGGTATGTTCAACTACAAGTACCTCGTGATAATCGGTATCTCCATGGCAGTCACATACCTTTTTTCCTATATCATAGAAAAAAAAGTATCACCACTTATCCCTGCTGCCGCCGTTATGTTCCACGTGGCAGTCCTTGGATACTTCAAGTACACAGGCTTTTTGGTAGATAATATCAATTCGATATTCAAAACAGATTACACCTTTACGGCATTCCTTTTGCCTGTTGGTATAAGCTTCTATACCTTCTCCCAGATTGCTTTTGTTATAGACAGATACAGAGGCGAGATACCGCATTATGACTTTTTAAGCTATGCTTTCTATATCCTCTATTTTCCCAAGATCATGCAGGGTCCTATCGCATTCCCTAAAGAGATCATCGATCAGACAAGGGATATAGAATCTCTTCGCTTTGATGCTGACAGGTTCGGACGTGGCATCATCCTTTTTATCATAGGTCTTGCCAAGAAGGTGCTGCTGGCTGATACCATCGCTCTTATCGTAACTTATACTTATAGTCAGGCTTATTATCTTGATACTCTGTGCGTCATCGTGGCAGGCATTGCTACTGCGCTCAATATCTATTTCGACTTCTCGGGCTACTGCGACATGGCTGATGGTATATCTCAGATGCTAGGAATAACCCTTCCTCAGAACTTCAACTCACCGTTTAAGGCATCTACTGTTCAGGAGCTGTGGCAGCGCTGGCACATGACTCTCAGCAGATTCCTGACCAAATACATATACTTCCCTCTTGGTGGTAGCAGGAAGGGCGCGGCCCGTACTATTATCAATATCCTGATCATCTTCTTCATATCAGGATTATGGCACGGAGCAGGCTGGACCTACGTTGTATGGGGGCTTGTCAACGGCATCCTTGTAATATTCGACCACTTCCATAAACGTAAGCTGCTGCCGGTTAAGATAAGACAAGTGCTGACTTTCCTTTTCTTCTCATTCAGCGTTATCATCTTCCAGGCAAGTGACCTTACTACAGCTGGAGTTATGATAGGGAAGCTTTCATTTTTTACTTATCCGGGATTTTTGTACAGGACTGCTGCCAACTTGACTCTCTCTGAGACCTACGTGCTTGAAGAAGCTGTGCAGCTTTTTGCCCCGAATATGCTTAATATTTACTACTTCATACTGATGATGATAGTCATCGCATTTTCCCTATTTCTCATGACAAGGCCAAACGCCAGAGAGATAGCAGCAAAGACTACCTTTAAGACA encodes:
- a CDS encoding RHS repeat-associated core domain-containing protein, whose protein sequence is MGYEYNSIGEKTKLTYPDGRQALYSYDDEGKLSSITSKGIEEKSNEHTSYSYDNLGRLIEKLLPNGVRQDYSYLPGGNIESMTSFDKEGILDKYFYSYDNSGLISGINRERRNLDAISGQYDYQYDEIGRLTRSSLNGKLRASYEYDAFGNRTSLTERDAQTTYRYDALDRLIEAKELNNTQAIVRSYDYDKRGNQTNEYVDGLLNKTFTFDATNMLSKVVDSEKGELENQYNGLGFRVASIRPEERIEYLCDLSRDCYNMLERTVNGETESFIYDKNVISMSKAGDNYYYLQDELGSPMYMTGTDGAAVSSYAFDDFGRSINPFTGKIKEAGNKQHTRHAYTTEGNIIQPFAFTGYQEDDISGLKFAQARFYNAKSGRFQSEDLVKGFTNIPFTLNQYNYCFGCPIGFVDRNGQFLDWVVDKAKQAVDYVKENPKQVAIGAAVAAVGVGIAVAAAPLELSVGAAAAFGAVSSAAIDAGFQEMTSGKIDVSEVVVSGVFGALTAGTLSAGAKNITDKATQWATSKLGQSVAKLGIEGAITGIYGFAQSVTNDVVNLLDNDKENDYDAEEIIVRGGVNGLLETGGSFLEGAFKGIAKKIVNRNTTNDVIKNKGELWETWEKWAENGTANQKRQGTKQITKYTRQALKAAEEYVENSWVGKTITGSTILGTNVAEQICTE
- a CDS encoding TolB family protein yields the protein MKRKISIFVLIIALGLVSCGGKAVDIKITFYDSSKGICSFYDNAVTSYNIQNINPAFYIDDNTLIGYKSDGSQNKIVRITISTNTVEPLVDVKEIHSRIIYNPGLNAFYYVDYSKLYKYDLASSNVIELSDCNIKANSSFDSFYVSEDEQRIIYLKQEKSSFNIVLKILSDGTEELLADNSCQFTMSEDGMHLVYQKSGSENFTIYVLNLNNNTVESKIKCNTSSNGLAISDNGDKIVYTSHESGWFYENGKDLIHVFDANNNEDNVVYKSESSATIKILHCK
- a CDS encoding Txe/YoeB family addiction module toxin codes for the protein MNKIWSDCAWDDYIYWQGQDKKTLKKINELLKDINRNGYKCKGKPEPLKGDLSGFWSVHIDEKNRLVFRISEAGLEIAQCRTHYKDK
- a CDS encoding type II toxin-antitoxin system RelB/DinJ family antitoxin, yielding MNQSTISVRLNSEDKKQFEEFCEQTGMNISVAINMFVKNVIREQKLPFEVKADPFYSEENMAALKRSIKQLDSGKGKMHDLIEVDE
- a CDS encoding helix-turn-helix transcriptional regulator, whose product is MKNKIKELRKVNKLSQSELADIVGTTRQTITSIEVGKYTASLILAYKIAHHFNMNIEEVFDFESLEEED
- a CDS encoding zinc ribbon domain-containing protein → MILSCKNCGARIVYNPGTGRLQCEYCDSSFDISEYNIKDDYKEEAPIHESKIYGGDINSDNMECMIYRCSACGAEISVNGVEASTFCVYCGSPNVIFSRVARLKKPQKILPFYLTKQHAEHLIRNKINSGFFIPNEIKNFHTEMIRGIYIPYYVTNVAYRDSAVVESEVGSGKTRHKTYSLRSGYCIFDHMTTDASTRLSDSLSVKLEPYNLTVLRDFNINYLTGFYSDISDVAPKEACRTAIDRSEHLFTDALLGSVRGSDKKIINHNPEYLVKDEPMKVMLPAWFLTFRYNDKPYTILVNGQTGKVIGGIPWDQKRFWVVFAILAVILSLITLPIIGSFLDYESVRRSSSSIGKMIISMVFTIIAISVTGIKKLKKVLSSIRLTSEKSLTRYVSKRQNGG